Proteins encoded in a region of the Anaerolineae bacterium genome:
- a CDS encoding dipeptide ABC transporter ATP-binding protein, whose product MASDNGNDALIRVRDLKMHFPITRGIILQRKIGSIRAVDGISFDIKKGETLGLVGESGCGKSTTGRAILQLYRPTAGQVLFQDVDLVKLKGEPLRRMRRNMQIIFQDPYASLNPRMTVGSIIGEPLEVHGLAQGRALQERVRELLALVGLNPYFASRYPHEFSGGQRQRIGVARALAVQPDFIVCDEPISALDVSIQAQIINLLEDLQEQFGLTYLFIAHDLSVVRHISDRVAVMYLGKIVELAERLDLYRDPRHPYTRALLSAVPIPDPVVEAKRQRIILEGDVPSPANPPQGCNFCTRCPVVMDICKQEEPPFEEVSEGHWVACYRSREG is encoded by the coding sequence ATGGCCTCTGACAACGGCAATGACGCTCTGATCCGTGTTCGCGATCTCAAGATGCATTTCCCCATCACGCGGGGTATCATCCTGCAGCGCAAGATCGGCTCCATTCGCGCGGTGGACGGCATCTCCTTCGACATCAAGAAAGGGGAGACGCTGGGCCTGGTGGGAGAGAGCGGCTGCGGCAAGTCAACCACCGGGCGCGCCATCCTGCAGCTCTACCGACCCACGGCCGGGCAGGTGCTCTTCCAGGACGTGGACCTAGTGAAGCTCAAGGGCGAACCGCTACGCCGTATGCGCCGCAACATGCAGATCATCTTCCAGGACCCCTACGCCTCCCTCAACCCTCGCATGACCGTCGGCTCCATCATCGGCGAGCCCCTGGAGGTCCATGGGCTGGCTCAGGGCAGGGCGCTCCAGGAGCGCGTCCGCGAGTTGCTTGCTCTCGTGGGCCTGAACCCGTACTTCGCCTCCCGTTACCCCCATGAGTTCTCTGGGGGTCAGCGCCAGAGGATCGGCGTGGCCCGGGCCCTAGCCGTGCAGCCCGACTTCATCGTATGCGATGAGCCCATCTCGGCGCTGGACGTGTCCATCCAGGCTCAGATCATCAACCTCCTGGAGGACCTGCAGGAGCAGTTCGGGCTCACCTACCTGTTCATCGCCCACGACCTGAGCGTCGTCAGGCACATCAGCGACCGCGTCGCCGTAATGTACCTGGGCAAGATCGTGGAGTTAGCTGAGCGCCTGGACTTGTACCGAGATCCAAGGCACCCTTACACCCGGGCCCTGCTCTCGGCAGTGCCCATCCCGGATCCAGTGGTGGAGGCCAAGCGTCAGCGCATCATCCTGGAAGGGGATGTGCCCAGCCCTGCCAACCCGCCTCAGGGATGCAACTTCTGCACCAGATGTCCCGTGGTCATGGACATCTGTAAGCAGGAGGAGCCTCCTTTCGAGGAGGTCAGCGAAGGCCACTGGGTGGCGTGTTACCGGAGTCGGGAAGGATAG
- a CDS encoding ABC transporter ATP-binding protein, whose translation MALLEVKDLRTEFHTQDGVVMAVNGISYEVNEGETVAIVGESGCGKSVGVLSIMRLIPQPPGRIVGGQVLFQDRDLLRLPEDQLRTIRGNRISMIFQDPMTSLNPVLTIGRQVGEALEVHQGLSSSEARNRTVELLRMVGIPEAHRRLDDYPHQFSGGMRQRAMIAMALSCDPQLLIADEPTTALDVTIQAQIIELVKRLRDELGMAVIWITHDLGIVAGLADRVIVMYAGYIIESAPVKELYVNPRHPYTVGLLRSVPRLDEERATRLIPIEGLPPDLIDLPDACPFAPRCPAAIDKCWSGNPSLRSIGGGHKVACWQDIIPDGSNGL comes from the coding sequence ATGGCGTTACTCGAGGTCAAGGATCTCAGGACGGAATTCCATACCCAAGACGGCGTAGTCATGGCCGTGAACGGCATCTCCTACGAAGTCAACGAGGGAGAGACCGTCGCCATCGTGGGGGAAAGCGGATGCGGCAAGAGCGTTGGCGTGCTCTCGATCATGCGCCTGATTCCCCAGCCACCTGGCCGCATCGTCGGTGGCCAGGTGCTGTTCCAGGATCGGGATCTCCTGCGCCTTCCCGAGGACCAGCTCCGCACCATACGGGGCAACCGTATCTCCATGATCTTCCAGGATCCTATGACCTCGCTCAATCCGGTGCTGACCATAGGCAGGCAGGTGGGCGAGGCGCTGGAGGTACACCAGGGGCTCAGCTCCTCCGAGGCCCGAAACCGGACCGTGGAGCTGCTGCGGATGGTCGGCATTCCTGAGGCCCATCGCCGTCTGGATGACTACCCGCACCAGTTCTCGGGCGGCATGCGCCAGCGGGCCATGATCGCCATGGCACTGTCATGCGACCCTCAGCTTCTCATCGCGGACGAGCCCACTACCGCTCTCGACGTCACCATCCAGGCCCAGATCATCGAGTTGGTGAAGCGGCTCCGGGACGAATTGGGCATGGCCGTCATCTGGATCACCCACGACCTGGGCATAGTTGCCGGCCTGGCCGACCGGGTCATTGTGATGTACGCAGGCTACATCATCGAATCGGCCCCGGTCAAAGAGCTTTACGTCAACCCCCGGCACCCCTACACCGTGGGTCTGCTGCGGTCGGTGCCCCGGCTGGACGAGGAGAGGGCCACCAGGCTCATACCGATCGAGGGCCTTCCGCCCGACCTGATTGACCTGCCGGACGCCTGTCCCTTCGCACCTCGCTGTCCTGCGGCCATAGACAAGTGCTGGTCGGGCAATCCCAGCCTCCGATCCATCGGTGGAGGGCACAAGGTGGCTTGCTGGCAAGATATTATCCCGGACGGCAGCAATGGCCTCTGA